CTCAACACGCTGGTCCGCGCGCGCTGGTTCGAGCCGCCGTTCGGCGGCAAGCGAATGGTCACGATGCTGCTCGATGCTTTCGCGGCGATGGAGAAGGCACCTACGGGCCCGCGCCTGCTGCCGCCGGGCCAGCCGCTCGACCTGTTTGTGACCGTCACCGATTTCGGCGGTCACCCCGAACGGCTGCGGCTCAATTCGCCCCCCGAAGTGCTCGAGACCGAACATCGGCTGGTCTTGTCGTTCAGCGACGGCGGCAAGCCCGTCGATACGCTGGCGGATCATGCTGAGCTGGCGTTCGCGGCGCGATCAACGTCGAGCTTTCCCGGTGCCTTTCCGCCCTTCATGGTCGGCGAACTCGACGAGGTGCTGGCCGATCGCGGCGCGACATGGCCGGGGCGGCTCGCGTTCCTGACCCGCGCGCTACCGCGCCAGGTCGCGGCGAACGCGGTGGAGAGCGCGGCGTTGATCGACGGATCGGTGCTGGCCAACGCGCCCTTCCGCCCGGCGATCGATGCGCTGCGCGAACGCCCGGCGCGGCGGCAGGTCGATCGTCGCTTCGTGTTCATCGATCCGATACCGGGGTTTCGGTTCGGGCTGGGGGCGGGGCGCGACGGCCAGCCGAGCTTCTTCCAGACCATGATCGGCGCGCTGTCCGAAATTCCGCGGCAACAGCCGATCCGCGACAATCTCGACATGCTGATGGACCGGTCGGATCAGATCGAACGCAAGCTGGCGATCCTCGACCAGCTGCGCGGCGAGGTCGAACGCCAGGTCGAATCGGTGTTCGGCTACACCTTGTTCCTCGATTACCCCAACCCGAAGCGGCTCACGTCCTGGCGCCGTCGCGCGCAGGCAGCGGCATCGGGCAAGGCAGGCTATGGTCATGCCGGCTACTCGCTGTTGAAGGTCGAAGGCGTGATCGATCGCGTTGCCGGCATCCTCCATCACATCGGCGACCAATCGGGCCAGGAACGCCGCCGGGCGATCCGGGGCGCGGTGGCCGAAGCGGTGCGGCTGCGCGGCGGCAACAAGGTGGGGACCGAACATCCCACCGGCGCCAGCCCGCGCGCGGTGGCATTCCTGCGCGGCTTCGACATCGGTTACCGTATCCGCCGGCTGCGCCTGCTGGTCCGCCGCATCGCCGAGCTCGATGGCGACCATGACCGCGCCGAACTGCGCGAAGTGCGCGAAGCGGTATACGCCGCGCTGGCGGCCTATCTCGAACGCCACCGCGCGCAGCCGATGGCGATGTTGCAGGAACAGGTTCGACAACTCCCTGCCGGCGCC
The genomic region above belongs to Sphingomonas qomolangmaensis and contains:
- a CDS encoding patatin-like protein, which codes for MRDKELRLALVCYGGISLAVYMHGITKEVWRLARASQAFCDPLPAPGSGEEDVYRELLGEIAEVSGLRVRVLVDILAGASAGGINSVFLAQAISTGQSLEPLTAMWLEQADIDSLIDPDQAPSSGMTKFWARPLAWMAMGADAIEETVEHAARGEVRNKLNTLVRARWFEPPFGGKRMVTMLLDAFAAMEKAPTGPRLLPPGQPLDLFVTVTDFGGHPERLRLNSPPEVLETEHRLVLSFSDGGKPVDTLADHAELAFAARSTSSFPGAFPPFMVGELDEVLADRGATWPGRLAFLTRALPRQVAANAVESAALIDGSVLANAPFRPAIDALRERPARRQVDRRFVFIDPIPGFRFGLGAGRDGQPSFFQTMIGALSEIPRQQPIRDNLDMLMDRSDQIERKLAILDQLRGEVERQVESVFGYTLFLDYPNPKRLTSWRRRAQAAASGKAGYGHAGYSLLKVEGVIDRVAGILHHIGDQSGQERRRAIRGAVAEAVRLRGGNKVGTEHPTGASPRAVAFLRGFDIGYRIRRLRLLVRRIAELDGDHDRAELREVREAVYAALAAYLERHRAQPMAMLQEQVRQLPAGAEAVLDSLEATMDLQGLDTATDEALAGALSRLPRDARRPLLLAYLGFPFFDIATLPLLQGEGLDEFDPVRVDRIAPDDAVAIRSGGAAATLKGIQFNNFGAFFSRAYRENDYLWGRLHGADRLVDIVLSTLPATVRLKAGRTSAIKRSLFLAILDEEEPRLTAMPGLIDSLRAEIG